One Branchiostoma floridae strain S238N-H82 chromosome 15, Bfl_VNyyK, whole genome shotgun sequence DNA window includes the following coding sequences:
- the LOC118432655 gene encoding patched domain-containing protein 3-like yields the protein MIAKYIDVVFGRVFYNLGKTVARWPAPFVLLPLVASGLLGYFGLSQIVIDDAYIFVPDDGRALPDGEALTAAGFSPSGDAVTELIVQARDGGDVLFRDDVVEEVLRLHHDLTTANTTSGETFASLCFRDPSTTKCVLSGILHLMVSFGSGSKLRSSTNLIYPYHNPDRANFNIGTYFGSELGGVELSTDNRTILSSKALHLVYNVQTNLGQWIDTFRQVCSRFESEKITVNYLTVSSVDDDVASLPPRVAVYIGAAIGLLIVFSVFSCMMLDWVLTKPWLAVIGVLSAVLAIVSSIGVVLLAGESFSSLTTAIPFLLLGIGVDDMFVMIAAWRKCDVTLPVQERMGRAMSDAGVSITITSITDCLAFVAGVMNVFPSVRLFCIYASVGVAFDFLYQITFFAAFMSLTGRRERANRHCFTCLPVLPKSQAQDKSAAYRLCCAAGVSKQEGVFDNPSSEEFNKDPLLNRLLYNYLVPFILKPWSKLVIFLLYAAYLGVAIWGCLQIRIGLQYQNVVADDSHVRGYYDAEETHFQKYGRKVDIFVTEPQEYWTIDVQQALLDKLKAFDQSQYFYDTSETSEVWLRDYLRFLNQTGNSHAATNKTSFLQILISQFLPTVGREYYGSLNFADNNTGITASRFFVIPKDVTTSERGKLMMIEARSIAEREPLRMRAYSFDFFLSDQVVTILPSTLQTVGIAVAIMFVVCFLLIPHCGATFLITFALVSINVGLVGYMTLWGINLDLVSVLSILMCIGFSVDFFAHITYAYVTSKEAKPVEKIREAMRAVGMPIVQSSLSTILAMLVLGFFPAYIFRAFFKTIFLVMVFGAAHGLVILPILLTILPTCGQGKVQDVSETAKESSKNTAISNRGFPHPSYYTRPHSASSYMQEKTPGINGMKPSTSLPNLRPKVGQDNPYLTPEMRKWIRWVGRQKSGVDNPAMESGNP from the exons ATGATCGCGAAATACATCGATGTAGTGTTCGGACGTGTGTTTTACAACTTGGGTAAGACAGTCGCCAGATGGCCGGCTCCTTTCGTTCTCTTACCGCTGGTCGCTTCGGGACTTCTCGGCTACTTCGGTCTGAGCCAAATCGTCATAGACGACGCCTACATCTTCGTTCCCGACGACGGCCGAGCGTTACCGGACGGGGAGGCGTTAACAGCGGCCGGCTTCTCTCCGTCAGGTGACGCCGTGACGGAGCTAATCGTCCAGGCTAGAGACGGCGGCGACGTACTCTTTAGAGACGACGTCGTCGAAGAG GTGCTACGACTGCATCACGATCTGACAACTGCAAACACAACGTCGGGAGAAACCTTCGCCTCTCTCTGTTTCCGCGACCCCTCTACTACTAAATGCGTTCTGAGTGGAATTCTACACTTAATGGTATCATTCGGTTCAGGATCCAAGCTTAGATCTTCTACGAACCTGATCTACCCTTACCACAACCCCGACAGAGCAAACTTCAACATCGGCACGTACTTTGGAAGCGAACTTGGCGGGGTAGAACTTAGCACAGACAATAGGACAATCCTATCCAGTAAGGCGCTTCACCTTGTTTACAACGTGCAAACAAATCTTGGCCAATGGATTGACACATTTCGTCAAGTGTGTTCAAGATTCGAGTCCGAGAAAATCACCGTCAACTACCTCACTGTCAGTTCGGTTGACGATGATGTAGCCAGTTTGCCGCCTAGAGTAGCTGTGTACATTGGAGCGGCCATAGGGTTGCTGATTGTTTTCTCTGTGTTTTCGTGTATGATGCTGGACTGGGTTCTCACCAAGCCGTGGTTGGCGGTGATAGGCGTGTTGTCGGCCGTTCTCGCCATCGTCTCGTCTATCGGAGTGGTGCTCCTGGCTGGAGAATCCTTCTCTTCACTCACAACAGCGATACCGTTCCTGCTACTAG GTATCGGTGTGGACGACATGTTCGTCATGATCGCCGCCTGGCGGAAGTGTGACGTAACACTTCCGGTGCAGGAGCGCATGGGACGTGCCATGTCAGACGCGGGGGTGTCCATAACCATCACGTCTATCACCGACTGCCTGGCGTTCGTCGCCGGCGTCATGAACGTGTTTCCCTCCGTGCGGCTCTTCTGTATCTACGCTTCCGTGGGGGTCGCCTTTGATTTCTTGTATCAG ATCACCTTCTTCGCTGCCTTCATGTCCCTGACCGGGCGCCGAGAGCGGGCCAACCGCCACTGCTTCACCTGCTTACCCGTCCTCCCCAAATCACAGGCACAGGACAAGAGCGCCGCCTACCGACTCTGTTGCGCAGCGGGCGTGTCCAAACAAGAAGGCGTATTCGACAACCCCTCCTCTGAAGAGTTCAACAAAGATCCTTTGCTAAACCGGTTATTGTACAATTACCTCGTTCCTTTTATCCTGAAACCTTGGTCAAAATTGGTCATATTTCTCTTATACGCTGCATATCTTGGGGTAGCGATTTGGGGGTGCCTTCAAATCCGTATAGGCCTTCAATACCAAAATGTGGTAGCGGACGATTCACACGTACGGGGCTATTACGACGCAGAAGAAAcgcattttcaaaaatacggcCGCAAAGTAGACATCTTTGTAACCGAGCCACAGGAATATTGGACAATAGACGTGCAACAGGCTCTTTTGGACAAACTAAAAGCTTTCGACCAGAGCCAGTATTTCTATGACACCTCAGAGACCTCAGAAGTCTGGTTACGAGATTATCTTCGCTTTCTGAATCAGACTGGCAACTCTCATGCAGCCACCAACAAAACGTCGTTTTTGCAAATTCTGATTTCTCAGTTTTTGCCAACGGTCGGGCGGGAGTATTACGGGTCTTTGAATTTTGCAGACAATAATACTGGTATAACAGCGTCCAGATTTTTTGTTATACCGAAAGACGTAACCACAAGTGAAAGAGGGAAACTTATGATGATAGAGGCTCGTAGCATCGCAGAACGCGAACCTCTGAGAATGAGAGCGTACAGTTTTGACTTCTTTCTATCAGATCAAGTCGTGACGATCCTCCCAAGCACGCTGCAAACTGTGGGCATTGCCGTAGCGATCATGTTCGTGGTGTGCTTCCTTCTGATTCCGCATTGTGGTGCTACTTTCCTCATCACCTTTGCTCTTGTATCCATCAACGTGGGTCTTGTGGGATACATGACGTTGTGGGGGATAAATTTAGACCTTGTCTCTGTTCTCTCTATTCTCATGTGTATCGGATTCTCTGTGGATTTCTTTGCCCACATAACCTACGCCTATGTCACTTCTAAAGAAGCAAAGCCTGTGGAAAAAATCAGAGAAGCCATGCGTGCTGTTGGCATGCCTATCGTACAGTCTTCCCTCTCCACTATCCTTGCTATGTTAGTCCTTGGCTTCTTTCCGGCCTACATTTTTCGGGCGTTTTTCAAGACCATCTTTCTGGTCATGGTCTTCGGTGCGGCTCACGGACTGGTCATCCTGCCCATTCTACTGACCATCCTACCTACGTGTGGTCAAGGGAAAGTTCAAGACGTTAGTGAAACGGCCAAGGAAAGTAGTAAGAACACCGCAATATCTAACAGAGGCTTTCCCCACCCTTCCTATTACACTAGGCCTCACTCGGCGAGTTCTTATATGCAGGAGAAGACGCCAGGGATAAATGGTATGAAACCATCGACTTCTTTGCCCAATTTACGCCCTAAAGTCGGACAAGACAACCCGTATCTTACTCCAGAAATGCGCAAATGGATCAGATGGGTGGGCAGGCAAAAATCTGGCGTGGATAACCCAGCTATGGAATCAGGCAACCCATAG
- the LOC118431923 gene encoding uncharacterized protein LOC118431923, translating to MSAAPPMSNDGQGGLVELSTGHSMSLQTARMMNVSLQRRLHDKVHRIELQHQKTRLAHNIETRDLKDLLNAIKSQPVEYLDPQNNPRAKQDKGRNSPRRQSTHNASHRPQIPRLPQTADPDLARKQPNATEVTEKVSSIRWRNVAERTPRLAANGMSLNATEQTKAQDKTAPERTTGLQPVLPGLFPGKNSNNLRLSPTRSTNEPVRSASVSNMYIKTPTPGGATQSVPTLSFIQLASQMKAFSLPNLRKRPVNNNDKPSQIAMATKLTRKQRCASYSVGMEGEGSTSPAPLRLPSLANDTKWSLSLRK from the exons ATGTCTGCTGCACCACCGATGTCAAACGATGGACAAG GCGGGCTGGTTGAGTTGTCCACCGGACACAGTATGTCCCTACAGACTGCCCGCATGATGAACGTTTCGCTGCAGCGCCGCCTACACGACAAGGTGCATCGGATTGAACTGCAGCACCAAAAGACCCGTCTTGCCCACAACATAGAGACTCGAGACCTAAAGGACCTACTTAATGCAATCAAGTCCCAACCTGTGGAATACCTTGATCCCCAAAACAACCCTCGTGCAAAACAGGATAAGGGTAGAAACAGTCCTCGGCGACAGTCCACGCACAATGCGAGTCATAGACCTCAGATTCCGAGATTGCCACAAACGGCGGACCCAGATTTGGCACGGAAACAGCCGAATGCTACCGAAGTTACGGAAAAAGTGTCGTCCATTCGCTGGCGTAATGTAGCAGAAAGGACCCCACGGCTTGCAGCAAATGGTATGTCCCTAAATGCAACGGAACAGACGAAAGCTCAGGACAAAACTGCACCTGAAAGAACGACTGGTTTGCAACCGGTATTACCTGGGTTGTTTCCTGGCAAAAATTCGAACAACCTACGGCTTTCTCCAACGAGATCGACAAATGAGCCTGTTCGAAGCGCGTCTGTTTccaacatgtacatcaaaacACCAACGCCAGGAGGCGCCACTCAGTCAGTACCGACGCTAAGCTTCATACAGCTCGCGTCACAAATGAAGGCCTTCAGTCTGCCAAACCTGAGGAAACGGCCTGTGAATAACAACGACAAACCGTCACAAATCGCCATGGCGACCAAACTGACGAGAAAGCAGAGGTGTGCGTCGTATTCGGTTGGGATGGAAGGGGAGGGGTCGACAAGTCCCGCCCCTCTGCGCCTGCCCTCATTAGCCAATGACACCAAGTGGAGCCTGTCTTTACGCAAATGA
- the LOC118432586 gene encoding protein N-lysine methyltransferase METTL21A-like: MSGPTFNFCGHDVIIHEQLADCGVGATIWDSSIILSRFMEQTELELEDKSVLELGAGTGLVSIVASLLGAKVTTTDCGETLPCARGNVPRNTELRAKHEPVVRRLEWGTTDLDDFGPKYDYIMGSDIIYKEETFQDLYKTIMHLAGAETVLYLAGRIRFSVDEDFLDTLKHDFYLSCVYEDTDREVYIYRGEKLRNS, encoded by the exons ATGTCTGGACCGACGTTCAACTTCTGTGGGCATGACGTCATTATCCACGAGCAGCTGGCGGACTGTGGAGTTGGGGCGACGATCTGGGATTCG TCGATCATACTGTCCCGGTTCATGGAACAAACAGAGCTGGAGTTGGAAGACAAGTCCGTGTTGGAGTTAGGAGCGGGAACTGGGCTAGTCAGTATTGTTGCAAGCCTATTGG GTGCTAAAGTGACGACCACGGATTGCGGGGAGACTCTCCCCTGCGCTCGGGGAAACGTGCCGAGAAACACCGAGCTCCGAGCCAAGCACGAGCCGGTCGTGCGCCGCCTGGAGTGGGGAACCACAGACCTGGACGACTTCGGTCCAAAG TACGACTACATCATGGGATCCGACATTATCTACAAAGAGGAGACCTTCCAAGATCTGTACAAGACCATCATGCACCTGGCCGGAGCGGAAACAGTTCTGTACCTAGCCGGAAGGATCCGGTTCTCCGTAGACGAAGACTTTCTGGACACGTTAAAACACGACTTCTACCTCAGCTGTGTTTATGAAGACACAGACAGAGAGGTGTACATATATCGTGGCGAAAAGTTGAGAAATTCatga